The genomic stretch TTATTAAGTTTATATAACTCTTCTAATACTCTTGATGATTCCTGCGCGCGTTTTAGATTTGCAATAATGATCCCCTCTAAATTATCACGTGTTTGTTCACTTGTAGTAGATGGACGTAGTACATCATTGATACTATCACGATACTGAAGTAACTCTTTTGTATTGTCTGTCACAGCTTGATGTCGAAGTGATTTGAGTTTTTTTGCGAGTGTTTTGTCATTCTCTTTGTAGCGAAGTATATCCTCTACAACACGGATACCCTCTTTAAGACGGTTGAGGTTTGCATCTATCACCCGAAAAAGTTCGGGCGATAAATTGGTATTATTCATCACTTCCGAAGATACCAAATAGTTGCAGTAATGCAGTAAAGATATTTAAGAAGTCAAGATAAAGTGCAATAGCACCGTCAATTGGCGTTTCATATGCACCTTGCATAATGTTTTGTGTATCGTAGATAACTAAGATACTAAATAGTATAACAACAGCACCGCTTAACATTACGTGAAGCATTGGGTTGCCTAAAAAGATATTTAAGATAGAAAAACCGATGATCACGAAAAGTGCAATCATTAAAGGTTTCCCGTAACCTGTAAAATCTTTTGTAGTTTTAACAGCATAAAAGCTCATTGCTCCAAATACAACAGAAGTCATAGCAAATGCATTACCAATAATTGTCGCACCGCCGTTAAGTCCTAACGTGTGTGAAAGTAAAGGTGCTAACATAAGACCTGTCATAAAAACAAAGCCAAACATTACAACTAAATTGATACCTGGTTTATGTTTAACAAAATGTAAACCGATTAATAGACCTATCTCCAAAATGAAAAGAGGCCAAAACATTGCATGTATTGCACCAGCTAATGGGATACCAACATATGCACCAACAGCACCGGCCATCATAGAAGCAGCAAAGAGTTTATAAGTCTCTTTTACAAAAGATACAATTTGCGCTTCACTACGATGAGCACTTTCATAAGCATAAGTACTATGCTCTCTAGCATAGTCACGATCGTAAAGTCCCATATTTTATTCCTTTATATACGAAATATGAATTTAAAAAGAATTTTATAGTGAAAAGGTAAACAGGTAGCAACATATAGACTAAAATCTATACATTATAATATAAGACGGTTTTTAGGTCCATATTTACTACTGTTTTGTAGAAAAAGAAATTCTAAAAGAAACAAATTTGCGAATTCTTTTTGAATTCCTCAAATAGTTAAGCTTCTTCTAAGCATACTTCTCCTATAATTCCCGTCCACAAACGATGAGAGGCCATCGAA from Sulfurimonas sp. hsl 1-7 encodes the following:
- a CDS encoding thiamine-phosphate pyrophosphorylase gives rise to the protein MNNTNLSPELFRVIDANLNRLKEGIRVVEDILRYKENDKTLAKKLKSLRHQAVTDNTKELLQYRDSINDVLRPSTTSEQTRDNLEGIIIANLKRAQESSRVLEELYKLNNIGESEKFKHIRYELYDLEKKILLDQE
- a CDS encoding Bax inhibitor-1/YccA family protein, which encodes MGLYDRDYAREHSTYAYESAHRSEAQIVSFVKETYKLFAASMMAGAVGAYVGIPLAGAIHAMFWPLFILEIGLLIGLHFVKHKPGINLVVMFGFVFMTGLMLAPLLSHTLGLNGGATIIGNAFAMTSVVFGAMSFYAVKTTKDFTGYGKPLMIALFVIIGFSILNIFLGNPMLHVMLSGAVVILFSILVIYDTQNIMQGAYETPIDGAIALYLDFLNIFTALLQLFGIFGSDE